The Pantoea phytobeneficialis genome has a segment encoding these proteins:
- the hisH gene encoding imidazole glycerol phosphate synthase subunit HisH: MNVVILDTGCANLSSVKWAVERLGYTPEVSRDPDVVLRADKLFLPGVGTAQAAMNQLQERDLIELVKACTQPVLGICLGMQLLGRGSDENGGVTTLGILDEPVTLMDTKGLPLPHMGWNQITSQAGNHLFRGIDDGSYFYFVHSYAMPVNANTIAQCEYGLPFTAALQKDNFFGVQFHPERSGKAGAQLLKNFLEM, translated from the coding sequence ATGAACGTGGTGATTCTCGACACCGGCTGCGCCAATCTGTCGTCGGTAAAGTGGGCGGTTGAGCGCCTCGGATATACCCCGGAAGTGAGCCGTGATCCTGATGTGGTGCTGCGCGCAGATAAACTGTTTCTGCCGGGTGTCGGTACTGCTCAGGCGGCCATGAACCAGTTACAGGAACGCGATCTGATCGAGCTGGTAAAAGCCTGTACGCAGCCAGTACTGGGGATTTGCCTCGGTATGCAACTGCTGGGACGCGGCAGTGATGAGAATGGCGGCGTCACCACGCTCGGCATCCTTGATGAGCCGGTAACGCTGATGGATACCAAAGGTTTACCTCTGCCGCATATGGGCTGGAATCAGATCACCTCGCAGGCCGGAAACCACCTGTTTCGCGGTATCGACGACGGTAGCTATTTCTACTTCGTGCACAGCTACGCCATGCCGGTCAACGCCAATACCATTGCTCAGTGCGAGTACGGCTTGCCGTTCACTGCCGCCTTGCAAAAAGATAACTTCTTCGGCGTGCAGTTCCACCCGGAGCGTTCCGGTAAAGCGGGTGCGCAGCTGCTGAAAAATTTCCTGGAGATGTAA
- the hisB gene encoding bifunctional histidinol-phosphatase/imidazoleglycerol-phosphate dehydratase HisB: MSQKTLFIDRDGTIISEPPVDFQVDRMDKLAFEPNVIPALLALQSAGYQLVMITNQDGLGTDSFPQADFDGPHNLMMQILTSQGIRFSDILICPHKPEDNCDCRKPKTKMVEAWLAEGALDVANSYVIGDRHTDIQLAQNMGIQGLRYGAEGEDWNAIQQRLTKRDRYALVNRNTKETQIKVEVWLDREGGSKINTGVGFFDHMLDQIAVHGGLRMNIDVKGDLYIDDHHTVEDTGLALGEALLKALGDKRGIGRFGFVLPMDECLARCALDISGRPHLEYKAEFSYQRVGDLSTEMVEHFFSSLSYAMMSTLHLKTKGRNDHHRVESLFKAFGRTLRQAIRVDGNTLPSSKGVL; encoded by the coding sequence ATGAGTCAGAAGACCCTTTTTATCGACCGCGACGGCACCATCATCTCTGAACCCCCGGTGGATTTTCAGGTGGATCGCATGGACAAGCTGGCCTTCGAGCCAAACGTGATCCCTGCCCTGCTGGCGCTGCAAAGCGCCGGTTACCAGCTGGTGATGATCACCAATCAGGATGGTCTGGGCACCGACAGCTTCCCGCAGGCCGATTTTGATGGGCCGCACAACCTGATGATGCAGATCCTGACGTCGCAGGGTATTCGTTTCAGTGACATTCTGATCTGCCCGCATAAGCCGGAAGACAACTGCGATTGCCGTAAGCCAAAAACCAAAATGGTTGAAGCCTGGCTGGCAGAAGGCGCGCTGGATGTGGCGAACAGCTATGTGATCGGCGATCGTCACACCGATATCCAGCTGGCGCAAAATATGGGTATTCAGGGCCTGCGTTACGGTGCAGAAGGTGAAGACTGGAACGCTATCCAGCAACGTCTGACCAAGCGCGATCGCTATGCGCTGGTTAACCGCAACACCAAAGAGACGCAGATTAAAGTTGAAGTGTGGCTCGACCGTGAAGGCGGCAGCAAGATCAACACCGGCGTCGGCTTCTTTGACCACATGCTGGACCAGATTGCGGTACACGGTGGCTTACGCATGAATATTGATGTGAAAGGCGACCTGTATATCGACGACCACCACACGGTAGAAGATACCGGTCTGGCGCTGGGCGAAGCCCTGCTGAAAGCGCTGGGGGATAAACGTGGTATTGGCCGTTTCGGCTTCGTGTTGCCGATGGACGAATGTCTGGCGCGTTGTGCGTTGGATATCTCCGGTCGCCCGCACCTCGAATACAAAGCGGAGTTCAGCTATCAGCGCGTGGGCGACCTCAGCACTGAGATGGTCGAGCATTTCTTCAGCTCCCTCTCCTACGCCATGATGAGCACCCTGCACCTGAAAACCAAAGGACGCAACGATCACCATCGCGTGGAAAGCCTGTTTAAAGCCTTTGGTCGCACTCTGCGCCAGGCGATCCGCGTGGACGGTAACACCCTGCCGAGCTCGAAAGGAGTGCTGTGA
- the hisC gene encoding histidinol-phosphate transaminase, producing the protein MSLNVEDLARANVRALTPYQSARRLGGNGDVWLNANEFPLPVPFELSQQTLNRYPECQPKLVIERYAGYSGVSPDQVLVSRGADEGIELVMRAFCEPGKDAILFCPPTYGMYSVSAETIGIEYRTVPALDNWQLNLPAIADQLDGVKVVYMCSPNNPTGNLINPDDIRALLDMTAGKALVVADEAYIEFCPQATLAGWLKDYPHLVILRTLSKAFALAGLRCGFTLANKPVIDLLLKVIAPYPLATPVADVAAQALSDQGLALMREHALQLNANRSWLLEQLPQIACVEAVFPSETNYILARFTDSPKVFKTLWDEGIILRDQNKNPGLAGCLRISIGTREECERLIAALQALPVEQA; encoded by the coding sequence ATGAGCCTGAATGTTGAAGATTTGGCCCGCGCCAATGTGCGCGCGCTGACGCCGTATCAATCAGCCCGTCGCCTGGGGGGTAACGGTGATGTGTGGCTGAACGCCAACGAATTCCCGCTGCCGGTGCCGTTTGAGTTGTCGCAGCAGACGCTGAACCGTTACCCGGAATGCCAGCCGAAGCTGGTGATCGAGCGTTACGCCGGTTATTCCGGCGTCAGCCCGGATCAGGTGCTGGTGAGCCGTGGTGCGGATGAAGGTATTGAACTGGTGATGCGTGCTTTCTGTGAGCCAGGCAAAGACGCGATTCTGTTCTGCCCGCCAACCTATGGCATGTACAGCGTCAGCGCTGAAACCATCGGTATCGAATACCGCACCGTGCCAGCGCTGGACAACTGGCAGTTGAATCTGCCCGCCATTGCTGACCAGCTCGACGGGGTAAAAGTGGTGTATATGTGCAGTCCGAACAACCCGACCGGCAACCTGATAAACCCGGACGATATCCGCGCCCTGCTGGATATGACCGCCGGAAAAGCGCTGGTGGTGGCGGATGAAGCCTATATCGAATTTTGCCCGCAAGCGACGCTGGCAGGCTGGTTGAAAGATTATCCGCATCTGGTGATCCTGCGTACCCTGTCGAAAGCCTTTGCGCTGGCTGGCCTGCGCTGCGGCTTTACGCTGGCGAACAAGCCAGTGATCGACCTGCTGCTGAAAGTGATTGCACCTTACCCGCTCGCCACCCCGGTAGCGGATGTGGCGGCTCAGGCGCTGAGCGATCAGGGGCTGGCGCTGATGCGTGAACACGCGCTGCAACTGAATGCCAACCGTAGCTGGCTGCTGGAACAGCTGCCGCAGATCGCTTGTGTGGAAGCGGTATTCCCAAGCGAGACAAACTATATTCTGGCGCGTTTCACCGATTCACCGAAAGTGTTTAAAACCCTGTGGGATGAAGGCATTATCCTGCGTGACCAGAATAAAAACCCCGGCCTGGCGGGATGCCTGCGCATCTCAATCGGCACCCGTGAAGAGTGCGAGCGCTTGATCGCCGCGCTGCAAGCCTTACCTGTGGAGCAAGCATGA
- the hisD gene encoding histidinol dehydrogenase, with product MSALMTPIDWQQCSTEQQQALLMRPAISASDSISQVVRDVLAQVKENGDDALREFSARFDKAQVDNLRVTAEQMQAASDRLSDRLKQAMAVAVGNIETFHNAQILATVDVETQPGVRCQQITRPVQSVGLYIPGGSAPLFSTVLMLATPARIAGCGRVVLCSPPPIADEILYAAQLCGVQEVFQVGGAQAIAALAFGTDTVPKVDKIFGPGNAYVTEAKRQVSQRLDGAAIDMPAGPSEVLVIADAGATPAFVASDLLSQAEHGPDSQVILLTPSLDLANGVAAAVDEQLAQLPRAATARQALASSRLIVAQDLAQCVAISNQYGPEHLIIQTRTPRDLVDSITSAGSVFLGDWSPESAGDYASGTNHVLPTYGYTATCSSLGLADFQKRMTVQELTPQGFLNLAATIETLAAAEQLEAHKNAVTLRVAALKEQA from the coding sequence ATGAGCGCCCTGATGACCCCGATTGACTGGCAGCAATGCAGCACCGAGCAGCAACAGGCGTTACTGATGCGTCCGGCGATTTCCGCCTCCGACAGCATCAGCCAGGTGGTGCGTGATGTCCTGGCACAGGTAAAAGAGAACGGTGACGATGCGCTGCGTGAATTCAGCGCGCGATTTGATAAAGCGCAGGTGGATAACCTGCGTGTGACGGCCGAGCAGATGCAAGCCGCCAGTGACCGCCTGAGCGACAGATTGAAGCAGGCAATGGCCGTGGCCGTGGGCAATATCGAAACTTTCCACAACGCACAGATTCTGGCGACAGTGGATGTGGAGACGCAACCCGGCGTGCGCTGCCAACAGATTACGCGCCCGGTGCAATCGGTTGGCCTGTACATTCCTGGCGGTTCTGCCCCGCTGTTTTCCACCGTATTGATGCTGGCAACCCCGGCACGCATCGCCGGTTGTGGCCGTGTGGTACTGTGCTCACCACCGCCGATTGCCGATGAGATCCTCTATGCCGCTCAACTGTGCGGCGTGCAGGAAGTGTTTCAGGTTGGTGGCGCGCAGGCGATTGCCGCCCTCGCTTTCGGCACCGACACCGTACCAAAAGTGGACAAGATCTTTGGTCCAGGCAACGCGTATGTCACCGAGGCCAAGCGTCAGGTGAGCCAGCGTCTGGATGGTGCAGCGATAGATATGCCTGCCGGTCCGTCTGAAGTGTTGGTGATTGCCGATGCTGGCGCAACCCCAGCCTTTGTGGCTTCTGATTTGTTGTCCCAGGCTGAACATGGCCCGGATTCGCAGGTGATTCTGCTGACGCCATCACTGGACCTGGCAAACGGCGTTGCAGCCGCAGTTGACGAGCAACTGGCGCAGTTGCCGCGTGCCGCCACCGCGCGTCAGGCGTTAGCCAGCAGCCGCCTGATTGTGGCGCAAGATCTGGCGCAGTGCGTCGCCATCTCGAACCAATACGGCCCTGAGCACCTGATTATTCAGACGCGTACTCCGCGTGACCTGGTCGATAGCATCACCAGCGCCGGTTCGGTGTTCCTTGGTGACTGGTCACCTGAGTCAGCCGGTGATTATGCCTCCGGCACTAACCATGTGCTGCCGACCTACGGCTACACCGCCACCTGCTCGAGCCTCGGTCTGGCGGATTTTCAGAAGCGTATGACCGTGCAGGAACTGACGCCACAGGGTTTCCTTAACCTCGCGGCCACCATCGAAACCCTGGCCGCCGCTGAGCAGCTGGAAGCCCACAAAAACGCCGTTACCCTGCGTGTTGCGGCCCTGAAGGAGCAAGCATGA
- the hisG gene encoding ATP phosphoribosyltransferase, with the protein MLDNTRLRIAMQKSGRLSDESRELLARCGIKINLQQQRLIAFAENMPIDILRVRDDDIPGLVMDGVVDLGIVGENVLEEELLTRRAQGEDPRYFTLRRLDFGGCRLSLAMPVDAEYTGPQCLDKSRIATSYPHLLKKYLDKQGVAFKSCLLNGSVEVAPRAGLADAICDLVSTGATLEANGLREVEVIYRSKAVLIQRDGELSGAKQELVDKLMTRIQGVIKARESKYIMLHAPSERLEEVIALLPGAERPTVLPLAGEVSRVAMHMVSSETLFWETMEKLKALGASSILVLPIEKMLE; encoded by the coding sequence ATGTTAGATAACACCCGTTTACGCATAGCTATGCAGAAATCTGGCCGTTTAAGTGATGAATCACGCGAACTGCTGGCACGCTGTGGCATTAAAATTAACCTTCAGCAGCAGCGTCTGATTGCGTTTGCGGAAAACATGCCAATCGACATCCTGCGCGTGCGCGATGACGATATTCCCGGACTGGTGATGGATGGCGTGGTGGATCTTGGCATCGTGGGCGAAAACGTGCTGGAAGAGGAGCTGTTAACGCGCCGCGCCCAGGGTGAGGATCCGCGTTACTTTACCCTGCGTCGTCTCGATTTTGGCGGTTGCCGCCTGTCGCTGGCAATGCCGGTTGACGCGGAATACACCGGTCCGCAATGCCTTGATAAATCCCGCATTGCCACCTCTTACCCTCACCTGCTGAAAAAGTATCTCGATAAACAAGGCGTTGCTTTTAAATCCTGTCTGCTGAATGGTTCAGTTGAAGTGGCACCCCGTGCCGGTCTGGCCGACGCGATTTGCGACCTGGTGTCCACCGGCGCCACGCTGGAGGCCAATGGCCTGCGCGAAGTTGAAGTCATTTATCGCTCCAAAGCGGTATTGATCCAACGTGACGGTGAGCTGTCCGGTGCCAAACAAGAGCTGGTCGACAAACTGATGACACGTATTCAGGGTGTCATCAAAGCGCGTGAGTCCAAATACATCATGCTGCACGCGCCGAGCGAGCGTCTGGAAGAAGTGATTGCCCTACTGCCAGGTGCGGAGCGTCCTACCGTCCTGCCGTTGGCCGGTGAAGTCAGCCGTGTGGCGATGCACATGGTGAGCAGCGAAACGCTGTTCTGGGAAACCATGGAAAAACTGAAAGCCCTGGGTGCCAGCTCAATTCTGGTGCTGCCGATTGAAAAAATGCTGGAGTGA
- the hisL gene encoding his operon leader peptide, producing MKRVQFNHHHHHHPD from the coding sequence ATGAAACGCGTTCAGTTCAACCACCATCATCACCATCATCCTGACTAG
- a CDS encoding SDR family oxidoreductase has protein sequence MKKVAIVGLGWLGMPLAMALATRGWQVTGSKTSPDGVDAARRCGIEAFQLVLTPELECEAEDLEALMSVDALVVTLPASRTVQGGEDYMQAVQNVVDTALAFKVPRIIFTSSTSVYGPGPGVMKEHSPLQPETVAGKTLVALENWLHDLPGTSVDIVRLAGLVGPNRHPGRFLAGKTDLRDGAHVVNLVHLDDVVDAIVLLLQTPKGGHVYNLCAPKHPTRREFYPTVARQLGLTAPTFVAEQTGNAGKTIDGNAICDELGFEYSWNDPMTMPLE, from the coding sequence ATGAAAAAGGTCGCGATTGTGGGGCTGGGATGGCTGGGCATGCCGCTGGCGATGGCGCTGGCGACACGCGGCTGGCAGGTGACGGGCAGCAAAACCTCGCCAGATGGGGTAGATGCGGCTCGTCGTTGTGGCATTGAGGCGTTTCAACTGGTGCTGACACCTGAGCTGGAGTGTGAGGCAGAAGATCTGGAAGCGCTGATGTCGGTGGATGCGCTGGTGGTGACCTTACCCGCCAGTCGTACGGTGCAGGGCGGTGAAGATTATATGCAGGCGGTACAAAATGTGGTGGATACCGCATTAGCCTTTAAGGTCCCGCGGATTATCTTCACCAGTTCCACTTCAGTGTATGGTCCTGGTCCGGGGGTGATGAAGGAGCACAGTCCGTTGCAACCTGAAACCGTGGCGGGTAAAACGCTGGTGGCGCTGGAGAACTGGTTGCACGATTTGCCGGGAACCTCAGTGGATATTGTTCGTCTCGCCGGGCTGGTGGGACCCAATCGTCATCCCGGACGTTTCCTTGCCGGGAAAACGGATTTACGCGATGGCGCACATGTGGTGAATCTGGTGCATCTGGATGATGTGGTGGATGCAATTGTGCTGTTGTTGCAGACGCCGAAAGGTGGGCATGTATATAACCTGTGTGCGCCGAAGCATCCGACGCGTCGTGAATTTTATCCGACAGTAGCGCGTCAGCTTGGACTGACCGCGCCAACCTTTGTGGCTGAGCAGACGGGGAATGCAGGCAAAACCATTGATGGCAATGCGATTTGCGATGAACTGGGCTTCGAATACAGTTGGAATGACCCGATGACGATGCCATTGGAATAG
- a CDS encoding DUF6056 family protein → MQPNTIANKWIKTSVLICAFTYLFIIVRKLHLRDFSDDQYFISIFNSNHIIQILVERYFTWTGRFPIELLMTTTISFKAFWKIGVPLAVIVLCFSLSRIVNKKVSVISFAITLGLFATIPNNINTDASWWITGFYNYLLPVTLAIYSFSVTYTNSNKPIEKAFCFIAVFYFSYMEQAGIAYVIAISCILLSNKESRSKFNITILTISIINLAICLKAPGNEQRLLLEPWNWYPQYTTYGLINKLSLGFDKLHQLMTFRCNIPLIGLVAAIIALRSVGGKMLLSIKIAMVVMMTFIALSITNSLTGFFSNISFFYSTTLDASNWSSEKIFLSYLYLFIVISSLFIIMLDMLINKMISTLPIIAMFLGFMTVTMLGMSPTVYASGFRVDFVFEIMCILSCMYIFKKLFILRSNAIESPMQHNAAVES, encoded by the coding sequence ATGCAGCCAAATACCATTGCAAATAAATGGATTAAAACATCTGTCCTCATTTGTGCGTTTACATACCTATTTATTATTGTGAGAAAATTACATCTCCGTGATTTTTCTGATGACCAGTACTTTATTAGCATATTTAATTCAAACCATATCATCCAAATCCTTGTTGAAAGATATTTTACATGGACGGGCCGATTCCCTATTGAACTATTGATGACAACTACCATTAGCTTTAAGGCTTTCTGGAAGATTGGCGTCCCTCTGGCTGTCATTGTTTTGTGTTTTTCACTATCAAGAATTGTAAATAAGAAAGTCAGTGTAATATCTTTTGCTATTACACTGGGGTTATTTGCCACCATCCCAAACAATATAAACACGGATGCATCATGGTGGATTACCGGATTTTATAATTATCTTCTTCCCGTAACCCTTGCTATATACTCTTTCTCTGTGACGTATACCAACAGCAACAAGCCAATTGAGAAAGCTTTCTGTTTTATCGCAGTATTTTATTTTTCATACATGGAGCAGGCAGGCATTGCATATGTAATAGCAATCAGCTGCATCTTGCTGTCAAATAAAGAATCAAGGAGCAAGTTTAATATAACAATTCTTACAATAAGCATAATAAACCTGGCTATTTGCCTCAAGGCGCCGGGAAACGAGCAAAGATTATTACTTGAACCATGGAATTGGTATCCACAATATACCACTTATGGCCTTATAAATAAACTTTCGCTTGGCTTTGATAAGTTACATCAGCTAATGACGTTCAGATGCAATATCCCATTGATCGGTCTTGTCGCAGCTATTATTGCCCTGAGATCTGTGGGTGGTAAGATGCTGCTATCAATCAAGATTGCGATGGTTGTCATGATGACATTTATTGCATTATCCATAACAAACTCACTGACTGGTTTCTTCTCTAATATTTCCTTTTTCTATAGCACGACACTGGATGCATCTAACTGGTCATCAGAGAAAATTTTTCTTTCTTACTTGTATTTATTTATTGTCATTTCGTCCCTGTTTATCATTATGTTGGACATGTTGATAAACAAAATGATCTCGACCCTCCCAATTATTGCTATGTTTCTGGGGTTTATGACCGTAACAATGCTGGGAATGTCTCCTACTGTTTACGCTTCAGGATTTAGAGTTGATTTTGTATTTGAAATAATGTGCATCCTTTCTTGTATGTATATTTTTAAAAAACTATTTATTTTGCGAAGTAACGCCATCGAATCACCAATGCAACATAATGCTGCGGTAGAGAGTTAA
- a CDS encoding glycosyltransferase family 2 protein, with translation MKISLIVPVLNEEEALPVFYNAIRNFNGFGDDDVEIVFINDGSTDSTEQILQNISLDDQLVKYVTFTRNFGKEPALFAGLEASTGDVVIPIDVDLQDPIAIIPQLVEKWRNGADVVLAKRIDRSSDTHLKRKSAEWFYHLHNKISKPQIEENVGDFRLMSREVVENIKLLPERNLFMKGVLSWVGGKTEVIEYTRAERVAGTTKFNGWKLWNLALEGITSFSTFPLRMWTYIGLFVAGLSFIYGTYMVLNTLIFGNPVRGYPSILVSILFLGGIQLIGIGVLGEYIGRIYIETKKRPRYIIKNDENKNEPK, from the coding sequence ATGAAAATCTCACTGATAGTTCCTGTTCTTAACGAAGAAGAAGCACTGCCGGTCTTTTATAACGCCATCCGGAATTTCAATGGATTTGGCGATGATGACGTTGAGATTGTCTTTATTAATGATGGAAGCACGGATAGCACTGAACAGATACTGCAAAATATTAGCCTCGATGATCAGCTGGTTAAATATGTCACCTTTACCCGCAATTTTGGCAAAGAGCCCGCTCTCTTTGCCGGACTTGAAGCCTCAACGGGAGATGTGGTTATCCCGATTGATGTCGATTTGCAGGACCCGATTGCGATAATTCCCCAACTTGTTGAGAAGTGGCGGAACGGTGCTGATGTGGTATTGGCAAAACGTATCGACAGATCGTCAGATACTCATCTGAAGCGCAAAAGTGCCGAGTGGTTCTACCATTTACACAATAAGATTAGCAAACCACAGATTGAAGAAAACGTGGGCGATTTTCGACTGATGTCTCGTGAAGTTGTCGAGAACATCAAGTTGCTGCCTGAAAGAAATTTGTTTATGAAAGGCGTTTTGAGCTGGGTAGGTGGTAAAACTGAAGTCATTGAATATACCCGAGCAGAGCGCGTTGCGGGCACAACTAAGTTCAATGGCTGGAAACTCTGGAACCTTGCATTGGAAGGTATCACCTCCTTTTCCACCTTTCCTCTACGTATGTGGACCTATATTGGCCTGTTTGTTGCCGGGTTATCCTTTATTTATGGCACCTATATGGTGTTAAACACCCTTATTTTCGGCAACCCGGTACGAGGTTATCCTTCAATTCTGGTTTCAATCCTTTTCCTCGGTGGCATTCAGCTGATTGGGATTGGCGTTCTTGGGGAGTATATTGGCAGAATTTATATTGAGACGAAGAAAAGACCGCGCTATATAATAAAGAACGACGAGAATAAGAATGAGCCAAAATAA
- a CDS encoding GtrA family protein: protein MLKRFTRYASIGVLNTLIHWVIFGTLYNLGFKQSVSNFIAFCTAVTFSFFANARWTFNAQATTARYIFYTVFMGATALAVGWAADNAHINPLLTLILFSAISLVCGFFWSKLFVFRVRK, encoded by the coding sequence ATGCTCAAACGGTTTACCCGATATGCCTCAATTGGTGTCCTTAATACTCTGATTCATTGGGTTATTTTTGGCACATTGTACAATCTTGGTTTTAAGCAATCCGTCTCGAACTTCATTGCGTTTTGCACGGCTGTCACCTTTTCATTTTTTGCCAACGCCCGATGGACATTTAACGCGCAAGCCACCACGGCGCGATATATTTTCTATACCGTGTTTATGGGGGCCACCGCGCTTGCTGTGGGATGGGCTGCTGATAACGCACATATCAATCCACTGCTGACTCTGATCCTTTTCTCGGCGATAAGCCTGGTTTGCGGTTTTTTCTGGTCAAAATTATTCGTTTTCAGGGTGCGAAAATGA
- a CDS encoding NAD(P)/FAD-dependent oxidoreductase, whose amino-acid sequence MQHVESYYAATANAHEPWPELQESIRCDVCIIGGGFTGLSSALYLTEAGYDVVLLEAAKIGFGASGRNGGQVVNSYSRDVDVIEQRYGKDTAKMLGSMMFEGADIIRDRIDRYAIACDYRPGGIFAALNNRQMGHLRNQKASWARYGNHELELLDERGIRREVATDRYVGGLLDKRGGHLHPLNLALGEAEAIRRHGGRIYEQSAALKVEYGTPHRVKTARGDVSATFVIFAGNAYLPTQLEPRLGRKSMPCGSQIVTTEPLSRDLALSLLPNNHCVEDCNYLLDYFRLTADNRLLYGGGVVYGAREPEDIDALIRPKLLRTFPQLRDVKLSYRWSGNFLLTLSRMPQFGQLEKNVYFMQGDSGHGVTCTHLSGKLIAEVLRGQAERFDAFARLPHLPFPGGRRFKVPLTAMGAVWYALRDRLGV is encoded by the coding sequence ATGCAACATGTGGAGAGTTATTACGCCGCAACAGCGAATGCGCATGAACCCTGGCCAGAATTGCAGGAGAGCATTCGATGTGACGTCTGCATTATCGGTGGCGGCTTTACCGGCCTGTCATCGGCGCTGTATCTCACTGAAGCGGGTTACGATGTGGTGCTGTTGGAGGCGGCGAAAATCGGCTTTGGTGCCAGTGGACGTAATGGCGGCCAGGTGGTCAATTCTTACAGCCGCGACGTTGATGTGATTGAACAACGTTACGGCAAAGACACCGCTAAGATGCTTGGCAGCATGATGTTCGAAGGTGCGGATATTATTCGCGACCGTATCGATCGCTATGCCATCGCCTGTGACTATCGCCCCGGCGGAATTTTTGCCGCGTTAAATAATCGCCAGATGGGCCATCTGCGTAACCAGAAAGCCAGTTGGGCGCGCTATGGCAACCATGAGCTGGAATTGCTGGATGAGCGTGGTATCCGCCGTGAAGTGGCGACCGACCGTTACGTTGGGGGATTGCTGGACAAACGCGGCGGGCATCTGCATCCATTGAATCTGGCGCTGGGCGAAGCCGAGGCCATCCGGCGGCATGGCGGGCGTATCTATGAACAATCTGCCGCGTTGAAAGTGGAGTATGGCACACCGCATCGGGTAAAAACGGCGCGCGGCGATGTTAGCGCCACCTTTGTCATTTTCGCTGGCAACGCCTATCTCCCGACGCAACTGGAACCACGTCTGGGCCGTAAAAGCATGCCTTGCGGCTCACAAATCGTCACCACCGAACCGCTGAGTCGCGATTTGGCGCTCAGTCTGCTGCCGAATAATCATTGCGTAGAAGACTGTAATTATCTGCTCGACTATTTCCGTCTCACCGCAGACAACCGCCTGTTATACGGCGGCGGTGTGGTGTATGGCGCACGCGAGCCGGAGGATATTGATGCATTGATTCGCCCGAAGCTGCTGCGCACCTTCCCGCAGTTGCGCGATGTGAAACTGAGCTATCGCTGGAGCGGAAATTTCCTGCTGACGCTGTCACGGATGCCGCAGTTTGGCCAACTGGAGAAGAATGTTTACTTTATGCAGGGTGACAGTGGTCATGGCGTGACCTGTACCCACTTATCCGGCAAGCTGATCGCGGAAGTCCTGCGCGGCCAGGCGGAACGGTTTGATGCCTTTGCCCGATTGCCGCATCTGCCCTTCCCCGGCGGCAGACGCTTTAAAGTGCCACTCACGGCAATGGGTGCGGTGTGGTATGCGTTGCGGGATCGATTGGGGGTGTAA
- the puuR gene encoding HTH-type transcriptional regulator PuuR — protein sequence MNDATLAPGRRLSQIRQELGLSQRRVAELSGLTHSAISTIEQDKVSPAVSTLQKLLKVYGLSLSEFFSEPKQDYTPRVIVRPDDRVEIGSLGVSLQLIDNGASQRALAMLLEHYAPGSSTGEKLRHPGEETGTVLEGEITLVVNGQSYHLYAGESYVIDTGLPHSFTNMSDQPCRIVSAHSPANF from the coding sequence ATGAACGACGCCACTCTGGCGCCCGGACGACGTTTATCGCAAATCCGGCAGGAGTTGGGATTGTCTCAGCGTCGCGTCGCTGAGTTGTCAGGTTTGACCCATAGCGCCATCAGCACCATCGAGCAGGATAAAGTCAGCCCGGCGGTGAGTACCCTACAAAAACTGCTGAAGGTGTACGGCTTATCGCTATCAGAATTTTTTTCCGAGCCGAAGCAGGACTACACACCACGCGTGATTGTTCGCCCCGATGATCGGGTGGAGATTGGCAGCCTGGGGGTGTCGTTACAGCTGATTGATAATGGGGCATCGCAGCGCGCGCTGGCGATGCTGTTGGAGCATTACGCGCCAGGTTCCAGTACCGGTGAAAAACTCCGCCATCCCGGCGAAGAGACTGGCACCGTGCTGGAGGGTGAAATTACGCTGGTAGTGAATGGTCAGAGCTATCATCTGTACGCCGGAGAAAGCTACGTCATCGATACCGGTTTACCGCATAGCTTTACCAATATGTCTGATCAGCCGTGCCGAATTGTGAGCGCCCATTCGCCGGCAAATTTCTGA